From one Trifolium pratense cultivar HEN17-A07 linkage group LG1, ARS_RC_1.1, whole genome shotgun sequence genomic stretch:
- the LOC123923282 gene encoding hydroxyisourate hydrolase-like isoform X3, which translates to MTMEPPTSFTLVTLLLLILNSPLGVLSGADQYSRSDFPADFVFGSGTSAYQVEGAAYEDGRTSSIWDTFAHDGFAHGENGDVACDGYHKYKEDVQLMVETGLDAYRFSISWSRLIPNGRGPVNPKGLDYYNNLINELIRNGIQPHVTLHNYDLPQTLEDEYEGWLSRDVIRDFTDYADVCFREFGDRVLYWTTVNEPNVFAFGGYDQGNGPPRRCSPPFCAITNNTRGNSTFELYLVVHHILLAHSSAVRLYRTKYRDQQRGVVGISIYTFGMTPQTNKEEDTIATQRARDFFVGWIMEPLIYGDYPISMKKNIGARIPTFTSCESKQVQGSYDFIGVIHYMNMNISDNYGALNIKLRDFNGDMAVNLIHDDLYSNTEYSVTPWGLQQELDKFKLLYGNPPLFILENGQRTASNSSLLDLSRVKYFHGYIGAVLDALRNGSNVKGYFAWSFMDVFELLDGYSASYGLYYVDRNDPELKRYPKLSAKWYKWFLMGRTSSIELVENEKDPSLVSNLGPLFE; encoded by the exons ATGACGATGGAACCACCAACATCTTTTACCTTGGTGACTTTGTTACTTCTCATTCTAAACTCACCTTTGGGAGTTCTGAGTGGTGCTGATCAGTATAGCAGAAGTGATTTTCCAgctgattttgtttttggttcagGGACATCTGCTTATCAG GTGGAGGGAGCTGCTTACGAAGATGGAAGAACTTCTAGCATATGGGATACCTTTGCTCATGATG GTTTTGCGCATGGAGAAAATGGAGACGTAGCTTGTGATGGGTACCACAAATATAAG GAAGATGTGCAGCTCATGGTGGAAACAGGCCTCGATGCTTACAGATTTTCCATTTCTTGGTCCAGATTGATACCAA aTGGCAGAGGACCTGTCAATCCCAAAGGATTAGATTACTACAACAATCTCATCAATGAGCTTATCAGAAATG GAATCCAACCACATGTCACACTGCATAACTATGATCTTCCACAAACACTTGAAGATGAATACGAAGGATGGCTTAGTCGTGATGTCAT AAGAGACTTCACAGATTATGCGGATGTGTGTTTTAGAGAATTTGGCGATAGAGTGTTGTATTGGACTACTGTAAATGAACCCAATGTATTTGCATTCGGTGGTTATGATCAGGGAAATGGCCCACCTCGACGATGTTCTCCTCCATTTTGTGCTATAACAAACAACACTAGAGGCAACTCTACATTTGAGCTCTACTTGGTTGTGCATCATATTTTGTTAGCTCATTCTTCTGCTGTCAGATTATACAGGACAAAGTATAGG GACCAACAACGCGGAGTTGTTGGTATATCTATCTATACATTTGGAATGACACCTCaaacaaataaagaagaagaCACAATTGCAACTCAAAGAGCCCgtgatttttttgttggttg GATTATGGAACCATTGATCTATGGAGACTATCCAATCTCCATGAAGAAAAATATTGGTGCTAGAATTCCAACCTTCACAAGCTGTGAATCTAAACAAGTTCAAGGTTCATATGATTTTATTGGCGTAATTCactatatgaatatgaatatctCAGATAATTATGGCGCTCTCAACATCAAACTCAGAGACTTCAATGGAGACATGGCTGTAAATTTGATCC ATGATGATCTGTATTCAAATACAGAG TATTCTGTCACACCATGGGGTTTACAACAAGAACTCGACAAATTCAAGCTTCTTTATGGCAATCCTCCTCTATTTATTCTTGAAAATGGTCAACGGACAGCAAGCAATTCGTCACTCCTGGACTTGTCAAGGGTGAAATACTTTCATGGATATATTGGTGCAGTGCTTGATGCTTTGAG AAATGGATCAAATGTGAAAGGATATTTTGCATGGTCCTTTATGGATGTGTTTGAGTTGTTGGATGGATATAGTGCAAGCTATGGCTTATACTATGTCGATCGCAATGATCCAGAGTTGAAGAGATACCCAAAGCTCTCTGCAAAATGGTACAAATGGTTTTTGATGGGAAGAACAAGTTCTATTGAACTTGTTGAGAATGAGAAGGATCCATCACTTGTTTCTAATCTTGGTCCCTTGTTTGAGTAA
- the LOC123923282 gene encoding hydroxyisourate hydrolase-like isoform X1, whose translation MTMEPPTSFTLVTLLLLILNSPLGVLSGADQYSKSDFPADFVFGSGTSAYQVEGAAYEDGRTSSIWDTFAHDGFAHGENGDVACDGYHKYKEDVQLMVETGLDAYRFSISWSRLIPNGRGPVNPKGLDYYNNLINELIRNGIQPHVTLHNYDLPQTLEDEYEGWLSRDVIRDFTDYADVCFREFGDRVLYWTTVNEPNVFAFGGYDQGNGPPRRCSPPFCAITNNTRGNSTFELYLVVHHILLAHSSAVRLYRTKYRDQQRGVVGISIYTFGMTPQTNKEEDTIATQRARDFFVGWIMEPLIYGDYPISMKKNIGARIPTFTSCESKQVQGSYDFIGVIHYMNMNISDNYGALNIKLRDFNGDMAVNLIHDDLYSNTEYSVTPWGLQQELDKFKLLYGNPPLFILENGQRTASNSSLLDLSRVKYFHGYIGAVLDALRNGSNVKGYFAWSFMDVFELLDGYSASYGLYYVDRNDPELKRYPKLSAKWYKWFLMGRTSSIELVENEKDPSLVSNLGPLFE comes from the exons ATGACGATGGAACCACCAACATCTTTTACCTTGGTGACTTTGTTACTTCTCATTCTAAACTCACCTTTGGGAGTTCTGAGTGGTGCTGATCAGTATAGCAAAAGTGATTTTCCAgctgattttgtttttggttcagGCACATCTGCTTATCAG GTGGAGGGAGCTGCTTACGAAGATGGAAGAACTTCTAGCATATGGGATACCTTTGCTCATGATG GTTTTGCGCATGGAGAAAATGGAGACGTAGCTTGTGATGGGTACCACAAATATAAG GAAGATGTGCAGCTCATGGTGGAAACAGGCCTCGATGCTTACAGATTTTCCATTTCTTGGTCCAGATTGATACCAA aTGGCAGAGGACCTGTCAATCCCAAAGGATTAGATTACTACAACAATCTCATCAATGAGCTTATCAGAAATG GAATCCAACCACATGTCACACTGCATAACTATGATCTTCCACAAACACTTGAAGATGAATACGAAGGATGGCTTAGTCGTGATGTCAT AAGAGACTTCACAGATTATGCGGATGTGTGTTTTAGAGAATTTGGCGATAGAGTGTTGTATTGGACTACTGTAAATGAACCCAATGTATTTGCATTCGGTGGTTATGATCAGGGAAATGGCCCACCTCGACGATGTTCTCCTCCATTTTGTGCTATAACAAACAACACTAGAGGCAACTCTACATTTGAGCTCTACTTGGTTGTGCATCATATTTTGTTAGCTCATTCTTCTGCTGTCAGATTATACAGGACAAAGTATAGG GACCAACAACGCGGAGTTGTTGGTATATCTATCTATACATTTGGAATGACACCTCaaacaaataaagaagaagaCACAATTGCAACTCAAAGAGCCCgtgatttttttgttggttg GATTATGGAACCATTGATCTATGGAGACTATCCAATCTCCATGAAGAAAAATATTGGTGCTAGAATTCCAACCTTCACAAGCTGTGAATCTAAACAAGTTCAAGGTTCATATGATTTTATTGGCGTAATTCactatatgaatatgaatatctCAGATAATTATGGCGCTCTCAACATCAAACTCAGAGACTTCAATGGAGACATGGCTGTAAATTTGATCC ATGATGATCTGTATTCAAATACAGAG TATTCTGTCACACCATGGGGTTTACAACAAGAACTCGACAAATTCAAGCTTCTTTATGGCAATCCTCCTCTATTTATTCTTGAAAATGGTCAACGGACAGCAAGCAATTCGTCACTCCTGGACTTGTCAAGGGTGAAATACTTTCATGGATATATTGGTGCAGTGCTTGATGCTTTGAG AAATGGATCAAATGTGAAAGGATATTTTGCATGGTCCTTTATGGATGTGTTTGAGTTGTTGGATGGATATAGTGCAAGCTATGGCTTATACTATGTCGATCGCAATGATCCAGAGTTGAAGAGATACCCAAAGCTCTCTGCAAAATGGTACAAATGGTTTTTGATGGGAAGAACAAGTTCTATTGAACTTGTTGAGAATGAGAAGGATCCATCACTTGTTTCTAATCTTGGTCCCTTGTTTGAGTAA
- the LOC123923282 gene encoding hydroxyisourate hydrolase-like isoform X4 produces MGDAHHRVQLHGYAHGENGDVACDGYHKYKEDVQLMVETGLDAYRFSISWSRLIPNGRGPINPKGLDYYNNLINELISNGIQPHVTLHNFDLPQALEDEYEGWLSRDVVRDFTEYADVCFREFGDRVFYWTTVNEPNVFALGGYDQGNAPPQRCSPPFCAITNNTRGNSTFESYLAVHHILLAHSSAVRLYRTKYRDQQHGFVGISVYTFGIIPQTNKEEDVVATQRARDFFVGWIMEPLIYGDYPISMKKNVGARIPTFTNWESKQVKGSYDFIGVIHYMNINVSDNYGALNIKLRDFHADMAVNLIYNQDLFSNTEYSVTPWGLQLELNKFKLLYGNPPIFILENGQRTASNSSLLDFSRVKYFHGYIGAVLDALRNGSNVKGYFAWSFMDVFELLDGYRASYGLYFVDHNDPELKRYPKLSAKWYKWFLMGRTSSIELVENEKDPSLVSDLGHLFE; encoded by the exons ATGGGTGATGCCCATCATAGAGTTCAGCTTCATG GGTATGCACATGGAGAAAATGGAGATGTAGCTTGTGATGGGTACCACAAATATAAG GAAGATGTGCAGCTCATGGTGGAAACAGGCCTTGATGCTTACAGATTTTCCATTTCCTGGTCGAGATTGATACCAA aTGGCAGAGGACCTATCAATCCCAAAGGATTAGATTACTACAACAATCTCATCAATGAGCTTATCAGCAATG GAATCCAACCACATGTCACACTGCATAACTTTGATCTTCCACAAGCGCTTGAAGATGAATATGAAGGATGGCTTAGTCGTGATGTGGT AAGAGACTTCACAGAATATGCGGATGTGTGTTTTAGAGAATTTGGTGATAGAGTGTTCTATTGGACAACTGTGAATGAACCCAATGTATTTGCATTAGGTGGTTATGATCAGGGAAATGCCCCACCACAACGATGTTCTCCTCCATTTTGTGCTATAACAAACAACACTAGAGGCAACTCTACATTTGAGTCCTACTTGGCCGTGCATCATATATTGTTAGCTCATTCTTCTGCTGTCAGATTATACAGGACAAAGTATAGG GACCAACAACACGGATTTGTTGGTATATCTGTCTATACATTTGGAATTATACCCCaaacaaataaagaagaagaCGTGGTAGCAACTCAAAGAGCCCgtgatttttttgttggttg GATTATGGAACCATTGATCTATGGAGACTATCCAATCTCCATGAAGAAAAATGTTGGTGCAAGAATTCCAACTTTCACAAACTGGGAATCTAAACAAGTTAAAGGTTCATATGACTTTATTGGCGTAATTCACTACATGAATATTAATGTCTCGGACAATTATGGCGCTCTCAACATCAAACTCAGAGACTTCCATGCAGACATGGCTGTAAATTTGATCT ATAATCAAGATCTGTTTTCAAATACAGAG TACTCTGTCACACCATGGGGTTTACAACTAGAACTCAATAAATTCAAGCTTCTTTATGGCAATCCTCCTATATTCATTCTTGAAAATGGTCAACGGACAGCTAGCAATTCGTCACTCCTAGACTTTTCAAGGGTGAAATACTTTCATGGATATATTGGTGCAGTGCTTGATGCTTTGAG AAATGGATCAAATGTAAAAGGATATTTTGCGTGGTCTTTTATGGATGTGTTTGAGTTGTTGGATGGATATAGAGCAAGCTATGGCTTATATTTTGTCGATCACAATGATCCTGAGCTGAAGAGATATCCAAAGCTCTCTGCAAAATGGTACAAATGGTTTTTGATGGGAAGAACAAGTAGTATTGAACTTGTTGAGAATGAGAAGGATCCATCACTTGTTTCTGATCTTGGTCACTTGTTTGAGTAA
- the LOC123923282 gene encoding hydroxyisourate hydrolase-like isoform X2 — MTMEPPTSFTLVTLLLLILNSPLGVLSGADQYSKSDFPADFVFGSGTSAYQVEGAAYEDGRTASIWDTFAHAGYAHGENGDVACDGYHKYKEDVQLMVETGLDAYRFSISWSRLIPNGRGPINPKGLDYYNNLINELISNGIQPHVTLHNFDLPQALEDEYEGWLSRDVVRDFTEYADVCFREFGDRVFYWTTVNEPNVFALGGYDQGNAPPQRCSPPFCAITNNTRGNSTFESYLAVHHILLAHSSAVRLYRTKYRDQQHGFVGISVYTFGIIPQTNKEEDVVATQRARDFFVGWIMEPLIYGDYPISMKKNVGARIPTFTNWESKQVKGSYDFIGVIHYMNINVSDNYGALNIKLRDFHADMAVNLIYNQDLFSNTEYSVTPWGLQLELNKFKLLYGNPPIFILENGQRTASNSSLLDFSRVKYFHGYIGAVLDALRNGSNVKGYFAWSFMDVFELLDGYRASYGLYFVDHNDPELKRYPKLSAKWYKWFLMGRTSSIELVENEKDPSLVSDLGHLFE; from the exons ATGACGATGGAACCACCAACATCTTTTACCTTGGTGACTTTGTTACTTCTCATTCTAAACTCACCTTTGGGAGTTCTGAGTGGTGCTGATCAGTATAGCAAAAGTGATTTTCCAgctgattttgtttttggttcagGCACATCTGCTTATCAG GTGGAGGGAGCTGCTTACGAAGATGGAAGAACTGCTAGCATATGGGATACCTTTGCCCATGCAG GGTATGCACATGGAGAAAATGGAGATGTAGCTTGTGATGGGTACCACAAATATAAG GAAGATGTGCAGCTCATGGTGGAAACAGGCCTTGATGCTTACAGATTTTCCATTTCCTGGTCGAGATTGATACCAA aTGGCAGAGGACCTATCAATCCCAAAGGATTAGATTACTACAACAATCTCATCAATGAGCTTATCAGCAATG GAATCCAACCACATGTCACACTGCATAACTTTGATCTTCCACAAGCGCTTGAAGATGAATATGAAGGATGGCTTAGTCGTGATGTGGT AAGAGACTTCACAGAATATGCGGATGTGTGTTTTAGAGAATTTGGTGATAGAGTGTTCTATTGGACAACTGTGAATGAACCCAATGTATTTGCATTAGGTGGTTATGATCAGGGAAATGCCCCACCACAACGATGTTCTCCTCCATTTTGTGCTATAACAAACAACACTAGAGGCAACTCTACATTTGAGTCCTACTTGGCCGTGCATCATATATTGTTAGCTCATTCTTCTGCTGTCAGATTATACAGGACAAAGTATAGG GACCAACAACACGGATTTGTTGGTATATCTGTCTATACATTTGGAATTATACCCCaaacaaataaagaagaagaCGTGGTAGCAACTCAAAGAGCCCgtgatttttttgttggttg GATTATGGAACCATTGATCTATGGAGACTATCCAATCTCCATGAAGAAAAATGTTGGTGCAAGAATTCCAACTTTCACAAACTGGGAATCTAAACAAGTTAAAGGTTCATATGACTTTATTGGCGTAATTCACTACATGAATATTAATGTCTCGGACAATTATGGCGCTCTCAACATCAAACTCAGAGACTTCCATGCAGACATGGCTGTAAATTTGATCT ATAATCAAGATCTGTTTTCAAATACAGAG TACTCTGTCACACCATGGGGTTTACAACTAGAACTCAATAAATTCAAGCTTCTTTATGGCAATCCTCCTATATTCATTCTTGAAAATGGTCAACGGACAGCTAGCAATTCGTCACTCCTAGACTTTTCAAGGGTGAAATACTTTCATGGATATATTGGTGCAGTGCTTGATGCTTTGAG AAATGGATCAAATGTAAAAGGATATTTTGCGTGGTCTTTTATGGATGTGTTTGAGTTGTTGGATGGATATAGAGCAAGCTATGGCTTATATTTTGTCGATCACAATGATCCTGAGCTGAAGAGATATCCAAAGCTCTCTGCAAAATGGTACAAATGGTTTTTGATGGGAAGAACAAGTAGTATTGAACTTGTTGAGAATGAGAAGGATCCATCACTTGTTTCTGATCTTGGTCACTTGTTTGAGTAA